One part of the Vicia villosa cultivar HV-30 ecotype Madison, WI linkage group LG6, Vvil1.0, whole genome shotgun sequence genome encodes these proteins:
- the LOC131613488 gene encoding secreted RxLR effector protein 161-like has translation MIGLLRYLCNTRPDLTFSVGIASRVMERPNVSHLEAVKRILRYVKGTLGCGILFPASDTGQKCDLLGFTDSNWCGDRVDRKSMDGCIFMFGRTPISWCSKKEPVVALSSCEAEYIAASLCAFQSMWLMNLLKGLDINEGEATTLLVDNFFGINLAKNPIAHGRSKHI, from the coding sequence ATGATTGGATTATTGCGGTATTTGTGCAATACGCGACCGGACTTGACATTTAGTGTTGGTATTGCTAGTAGAGTCATGGAGAGACCGAATGTGTCTCATTTGGAGGCGGTCAAGAGGATCCTTAGATATGTTAAAGGAACTCTTGGTTGTGGAATTCTTTTTCCGGCATCGGATACGGGCCAAAAATGTGATTTACTTGGTTTCACCGATTCCAATTGGTGTGGTGATAGGGTTGATAGAAAGTCAATGGATGGATGCATCTTTATGTTTGGTAGGACACCAATCTCTTGGTGTTCAAAAAAGGAACCGGTGGTAGCACTCTCgtcttgtgaggccgagtatattgcGGCATCGTTGTGTGCTTTCCAATCCATGTGGcttatgaatctattgaaggggttggatatcaaTGAGGGTGAGGCTACTACACTTCTTGTtgataatttttttgggattaatCTTGCAAAGAATCCAATtgcacacggaagaagcaagcatatataG